A DNA window from Theobroma cacao cultivar B97-61/B2 chromosome 5, Criollo_cocoa_genome_V2, whole genome shotgun sequence contains the following coding sequences:
- the LOC18598981 gene encoding calcium-dependent protein kinase 32 — protein sequence MGNCCATPSTGSHEKKNKGKKKQNPFSIDYGQHHQGNGGHKLSVLKDPTGTEIEQSYELGRELGRGEFGITYLCTDKVTGDTFACKSISKKKLRTAVDIDDVRREVEIMKHLPKHPNIVSLKDTYEDDNAVHLVMELCEGGELFDRIVARGHYTERAAAVVTKTIVEVVQMCHKHGVMHRDLKPENFLFANKKETAALKAIDFGLSVFFKPGERFTEIVGSPYYMAPEVLKRNYGPEVDVWSAGVILYILLCGVPPFWAETEQGVAQAIIRSFIDFKRDPWPKVSDNAKDLVRKMLNPDPKQRLTAQEVLDHPWLQNAKKAPNVSLGETVKARLKQFSVMNKLKKRALRVIAEHLSVEEVAGIKEVFQLMDTGNRGKINIDELRVGLHKLGHTIPDADLQILMEAGDVDRDGYLDYGEFVAISVHLRKMGNDEHLKKAFEFFDRNQSGFIEIEELRDALADEVETNSEEVISAIMHDVDTDKDGRISYDEFAAMMKAGTDWRKASRQYSRERFNSLSLKLMRDGSLQSNNEPR from the exons ATGGGAAATTGTTGTGCGACTCCATCAACGGGTTCTCATGAGAAGaagaataaaggaaagaagaagcaaaacccattttccattgATTATGGTCAACATCACCAAGGCAATGGAGGCCATAAACTCAGCGTTTTGAAGGACCCAACAGGGACAGAAATTGAACAAAGCTATGAACTTGGGCGTGAGCTTGGCCGTGGTGAATTTGGGATCACATATCTTTGTACAGACAAAGTAACAGGTGACACTTTTGCATGCAAATCCATATCAAAGAAGAAGCTGAGGACAGCTGTGGATATTGACGATGTGAGGAGGGAAGTTGAGATCATGAAGCATTTGCCGAAGCATCCTAATATTGTTAGCTTGAAAGATACTTATGAGGATGATAATGCAGTGCATTTGGTTATGGAGTTGTGCGAAGGTGGTGAGTTGTTTGATAGGATTGTTGCAAGAGGTCATTACACTGAGAGAGCTGCTGCTGTTGTCACCAAGACGATTGTTGAAGTTGTtcag ATGTGCCACAAGCATGGGGTGATGCATAGAGATCTCAAACCGGAGAACTTTCTCTTTGCAAATAAGAAGGAGACAGCGGCTTTGAAGGCAATTGACTTTGGTTTGTCAGTGTTCTTTAAACCAG GTGAAAGATTTACTGAGATAGTTGGAAGTCCATACTACATGGCTCCTGAGGTGctgaaaagaaattatggtCCTGAAGTCGATGTTTGGAGTGCTGGTGTAATCCTTTACATCTTACTTTGTGGTGTCCCTCCTTTCTGGGCAG AAACTGAACAAGGAGTTGCACAAGCAATTATACGCTCTTTTATAGATTTTAAGAGGGACCCTTGGCCTAAAGTTTCTGATAATGCAAAAGACCTTGTGAGGAAGATGCTCAATCCTGATCCCAAGCAGCGACTTACAGCTCAGGAAGTACTAG ATCATCCTTGGTTGCAAAATGCAAAGAAAGCTCCAAATGTTTCCTTGGGTGAAACTGTGAAGGCAAGGCTCAAGCAGTTCTCTGTAATGAACAAGCTCAAGAAAAGAGCTCTCAGG GTAATAGCTGAGCATCTCTCAGTGGAGGAAGTCGCAGGCATAAAAGAGGTATTCCAATTGATGGATACAGGAAATAGAGGCAAGATTAACATTGATGAGCTAAGGGTTGGGTTGCACAAACTTGGCCATACTATACCTGATGCGGATCTTCAAATACTAATGGAAGCT GGTGATGTAGATAGAGATGGATATCTGGACTATGGAGAATTTGTTGCTATTTCTGTTCACCTGAGAAAGATGGGCAATGATGAGCACCTTAAAAAGGCCTTTGAGTTCTTTGATCGAAACCAAAGTGGTTTTATTGAGATTGAGGAACTAAGAGATGCCTTGGCAGATGAAGTTGAAACAAACAGTGAAGAAGTCATTAGTGCCATTATGCATGATGTGGATACAGACAAG GATGGAAGAATAAGTTATGATGAGTTTGCTGCAATGATGAAGGCTGGTACAGATTGGAGAAAAGCATCAAGGCAATATTCAAGAGAGCGGTTCAACAGTCTAAGTCTGAAATTGATGAGGGATGGATCATTGCAGTCCAA
- the LOC108662299 gene encoding uncharacterized protein LOC108662299 isoform X1, with amino-acid sequence MDIRDGSWDLHMSVEMLLLMFFVLCFRSEGFPIDKSTQTYSIDESILLIPRKNNLITIQDVSASIIQARRTLSRNIYCTKNDWVSHGQDFSAEVWVKPELEGKQGKIQIEDEVTETRSHSDARLSHQQQSMGAAGLLVLDQIQGWWFITKNCPFPGQ; translated from the exons ATGGATATTAGAGATGGGTCATGGGATTTACATATGTCAGTTGAAATGTTGCTGCTTATGTTCTTCGTGCTTTGCTTCCG GTCAGAGGGGTTTCCAATTGACAAGTCAACACAAACTTATTCCATAGATGAATCTATTCTCCTCATTCCTCGAAAGAACAATCTTATTACTATTCAGGATGTTTCAGCTTCAATCATCCAAGCGAGACGTACGTTATCTAGAAACATTTACTGCACAAAGAATGATTGGGTCAGTCATGGGCAGGACTTTTCAGCTGAAGTATGGGTCAAACCAGAACTGGAAGGAAAACAGGGCAAAATCCAGATTGAAGATGAGGTTACCGAGACAAGAAGCCATTCAGACGCTCGACTAAGCCACCAACAACAATCTATGGGAGCTGCTGGACTACTGGTGTTGGACCAAATCCAAGGGTGGTGGTTCATTACGAAAAACTGTCCATTCCCAGGTCAATAA
- the LOC108662299 gene encoding uncharacterized protein LOC108662299 isoform X2: MTRNAVGLQDVSASIIQARRTLSRNIYCTKNDWVSHGQDFSAEVWVKPELEGKQGKIQIEDEVTETRSHSDARLSHQQQSMGAAGLLVLDQIQGWWFITKNCPFPGQ, encoded by the exons ATGACAAGAAATGCTGTTGGTTTACAG GATGTTTCAGCTTCAATCATCCAAGCGAGACGTACGTTATCTAGAAACATTTACTGCACAAAGAATGATTGGGTCAGTCATGGGCAGGACTTTTCAGCTGAAGTATGGGTCAAACCAGAACTGGAAGGAAAACAGGGCAAAATCCAGATTGAAGATGAGGTTACCGAGACAAGAAGCCATTCAGACGCTCGACTAAGCCACCAACAACAATCTATGGGAGCTGCTGGACTACTGGTGTTGGACCAAATCCAAGGGTGGTGGTTCATTACGAAAAACTGTCCATTCCCAGGTCAATAA
- the LOC18598982 gene encoding GTP-binding protein TypA/BipA homolog isoform X1, whose amino-acid sequence MEMAISFHNSYLKAPSINPNPKLPLPKQLFGLNLSSLSSFNSKTTCLKFRSRNLTKPVKCSVSQATQPATEKKSQLMRRRDIRNIAIVAHVDHGKTTLVDAMLKQSKVFRDNQFVQERVMDSNDLERERGITILSKNTSITYKDTKINIIDTPGHSDFGGEVERILNMVDGVLLVVDSVEGPMPQTRFVLKKALEFGLAVVVVVNKIDRPSARPDFVINSTFELFIELNATDEQCDFQVIYASGIKGKAGLSPDNLAEDLGPLFESIIRCIPGPRIDKDGALQMLATNIEYDEHKGRIAIGRLHAGVLQRGMEVRVCTSEDSCRYARISELFVYEKFSRIPAERVEAGDICAVCGIEDIQIGETIADKTSGKPLPAIKVEEPTVKMAFSINTSPFVGREGKYVTSRNLRDRLYRELERNLAMRVEDGETADTFIVSGRGTLHITILIENMRREGYEFMVGPPKVINKKIDDKLLEPYEIATVEVPEEHMGAVVELLGKRRGQMIDMQGVGSEGTTFLKYKIPTRGLLGLRNAILTASRGTAILNTIFDSYGPWAGDIITRDQGSLVAFEDGSSSSYALASSQERGQMFIGPGMEVYKGQIVGIHQRPGDLSLNVCKKKAATNIRSNKEQTVVLDTPLDYSLDDCIEYIQEDELVEVTPSSIRMCKNPKFAAAKKSR is encoded by the exons ATGGAAATGGCGAttagcttccataactcttaTCTCAAAGCTCCCTCTAttaaccctaaccctaaacTTCCATTGCCGAAGCAACTTTTCGGTCTCAACTTGTCTTCGCTTTCCTCTTTCAACTCCAAAACAACATGCCTCAAATTTCGTTCTAGGAATTTGACCAAGCCAGTCAAATGCTCTGTTTCTCAGGCAACTCAACCTGCAACCG AGAAGAAGAGTCAGTTAATGAGGAGAAGAGATATAAGGAACATAGCAATCGTAGCGCATGTTGATCATGGGAAGACTACTTTGGTTGATGCAATGTTGAAGCAATCTAAG GTTTTTCGTGATAACCAATTTGTACAAGAAAGGGTAATGGACTCAAATGATCTTGAACGTGAAAGGGGTATTACAATTCTGAGCAAAAATACATCCATTACTTATAAGgatacaaaaattaatataatagaTACTCCGGGACACTCTGACTTTGGAGGTGAAGTTGAACGCATCCTCAATATGGTTGACGGGGTTCTTCTAGTG gtGGATTCTGTTGAGGGTCCAATGCCACAAACAAGGTTTGTTTTGAAGAAGGCTCTAGAGTTTGGCCTtgctgttgttgttgttgtcaATAAAATTGACAGACCATCTGCTCGTCCAGATTTTGTTATCAATTCCACATTTGAACTATTTATCGAACTAAATGCTACAGATGAGCAG TGTGATTTTCAAGTAATATATGCCAGTGGTATAAAAGGAAAGGCAGGACTATCTCCTGACAATTTGGCAGAAGATCTCGGGCCTCTCTTTGAGTCTATAATCAGATGCATACCTGGTCCACGTATTGACAAAGATGGTGCACTACAAATGCTT GCAACAAATATTGAATATGATGAACATAAAGGGCGAATAGCTATTGGGCGCTTGCATGCTGGGGTCCTTCAGAGAGGAATGGAAGTAAGG gtaTGCACCTCAGAAGATTCATGTAGATATGCTAGAATTTCTGAACTTTTTGTCTATGAGAAATTCAGTAGGATCCCTGCTGAGAGAGTAGAAGCTGGTGATATTTGTGCTGTTTGTGGAATTGAAGATATTCAG ATTGGAGAGACCATTGCTGATAAAACATCTGGAAAGCCATTACCAGCCATTAAGGTGGAAGAACCAACTGTGAAAATGGCTTTTTCTATTAACACTTCACCGTTTGTTGGACGTGAG GGAAAGTATGTTACTAGCAGGAACCTACGAGATCGACTTTACCGTGAGCTTGAGCGAAATTTAGCTATGAGAGTTGAAGATGGTGAAACTGCAGATACATTTATTGTTAGTGGGCGTGGTACTCTACATATTACCATACTGATAGAAAACAT GCGGAGAGAAGGGTATGAATTTATGGTGGGACCTCCCAAAGTTATTAACAAGAAGATTGACGACAAGTTGCTTGAACCATACGAG ATTGCAACAGTGGAAGTACCCGAAGAACACATGGGGGCTGTGGTTGAACTTCTTGGAAAAAGGCGTGGACAGATGATAGATATGCAAGGAGTTGG GTCTGAAGGTACAacatttttgaaatataagATCCCAACACGTGGCCTTCTTGGATTGCGGAATGCAATCTTGACAGCTTCTCGTGGAACAGCCATATTGAACACCATATTTGATAGTTATGGACCTTGGGCTGGTGACATTATTACCCGGGATCAGGGTTCATTG GTTGCCTTTGAGGATGGAAGCAGTAGTTCTTATGCACTTGCCAGTTCACAGGAGAGGGGACAGATGTTTATTGGTCCTGGGATGGAAGTTTATAAAGGTCAAATAGTTGGCATCCATCAGAGACCTGGGGACTTATCCCTTAACGTTTGCAAGAAAAAGGCTGCAACAAATATACGCTCTAACAAAGAACAAACAG TGGTTCTTGATACTCCATTGGATTATAGTCTGGATGACTGCATTGAGTATATCCAAGAAGATGAACTGGTGGAGGTAACTCCCTCAAGTATTAGAATGTgcaaaaatccaaaatttgcAGCTGCAAAGAAGAGTCGGTAA
- the LOC18598982 gene encoding GTP-binding protein TypA/BipA homolog isoform X2, with product MEMAISFHNSYLKAPSINPNPKLPLPKQLFGLNLSSLSSFNSKTTCLKFRSRNLTKPVKCSVSQATQPATEKKSQLMRRRDIRNIAIVAHVDHGKTTLVDAMLKQSKVDSVEGPMPQTRFVLKKALEFGLAVVVVVNKIDRPSARPDFVINSTFELFIELNATDEQCDFQVIYASGIKGKAGLSPDNLAEDLGPLFESIIRCIPGPRIDKDGALQMLATNIEYDEHKGRIAIGRLHAGVLQRGMEVRVCTSEDSCRYARISELFVYEKFSRIPAERVEAGDICAVCGIEDIQIGETIADKTSGKPLPAIKVEEPTVKMAFSINTSPFVGREGKYVTSRNLRDRLYRELERNLAMRVEDGETADTFIVSGRGTLHITILIENMRREGYEFMVGPPKVINKKIDDKLLEPYEIATVEVPEEHMGAVVELLGKRRGQMIDMQGVGSEGTTFLKYKIPTRGLLGLRNAILTASRGTAILNTIFDSYGPWAGDIITRDQGSLVAFEDGSSSSYALASSQERGQMFIGPGMEVYKGQIVGIHQRPGDLSLNVCKKKAATNIRSNKEQTVVLDTPLDYSLDDCIEYIQEDELVEVTPSSIRMCKNPKFAAAKKSR from the exons ATGGAAATGGCGAttagcttccataactcttaTCTCAAAGCTCCCTCTAttaaccctaaccctaaacTTCCATTGCCGAAGCAACTTTTCGGTCTCAACTTGTCTTCGCTTTCCTCTTTCAACTCCAAAACAACATGCCTCAAATTTCGTTCTAGGAATTTGACCAAGCCAGTCAAATGCTCTGTTTCTCAGGCAACTCAACCTGCAACCG AGAAGAAGAGTCAGTTAATGAGGAGAAGAGATATAAGGAACATAGCAATCGTAGCGCATGTTGATCATGGGAAGACTACTTTGGTTGATGCAATGTTGAAGCAATCTAAG gtGGATTCTGTTGAGGGTCCAATGCCACAAACAAGGTTTGTTTTGAAGAAGGCTCTAGAGTTTGGCCTtgctgttgttgttgttgtcaATAAAATTGACAGACCATCTGCTCGTCCAGATTTTGTTATCAATTCCACATTTGAACTATTTATCGAACTAAATGCTACAGATGAGCAG TGTGATTTTCAAGTAATATATGCCAGTGGTATAAAAGGAAAGGCAGGACTATCTCCTGACAATTTGGCAGAAGATCTCGGGCCTCTCTTTGAGTCTATAATCAGATGCATACCTGGTCCACGTATTGACAAAGATGGTGCACTACAAATGCTT GCAACAAATATTGAATATGATGAACATAAAGGGCGAATAGCTATTGGGCGCTTGCATGCTGGGGTCCTTCAGAGAGGAATGGAAGTAAGG gtaTGCACCTCAGAAGATTCATGTAGATATGCTAGAATTTCTGAACTTTTTGTCTATGAGAAATTCAGTAGGATCCCTGCTGAGAGAGTAGAAGCTGGTGATATTTGTGCTGTTTGTGGAATTGAAGATATTCAG ATTGGAGAGACCATTGCTGATAAAACATCTGGAAAGCCATTACCAGCCATTAAGGTGGAAGAACCAACTGTGAAAATGGCTTTTTCTATTAACACTTCACCGTTTGTTGGACGTGAG GGAAAGTATGTTACTAGCAGGAACCTACGAGATCGACTTTACCGTGAGCTTGAGCGAAATTTAGCTATGAGAGTTGAAGATGGTGAAACTGCAGATACATTTATTGTTAGTGGGCGTGGTACTCTACATATTACCATACTGATAGAAAACAT GCGGAGAGAAGGGTATGAATTTATGGTGGGACCTCCCAAAGTTATTAACAAGAAGATTGACGACAAGTTGCTTGAACCATACGAG ATTGCAACAGTGGAAGTACCCGAAGAACACATGGGGGCTGTGGTTGAACTTCTTGGAAAAAGGCGTGGACAGATGATAGATATGCAAGGAGTTGG GTCTGAAGGTACAacatttttgaaatataagATCCCAACACGTGGCCTTCTTGGATTGCGGAATGCAATCTTGACAGCTTCTCGTGGAACAGCCATATTGAACACCATATTTGATAGTTATGGACCTTGGGCTGGTGACATTATTACCCGGGATCAGGGTTCATTG GTTGCCTTTGAGGATGGAAGCAGTAGTTCTTATGCACTTGCCAGTTCACAGGAGAGGGGACAGATGTTTATTGGTCCTGGGATGGAAGTTTATAAAGGTCAAATAGTTGGCATCCATCAGAGACCTGGGGACTTATCCCTTAACGTTTGCAAGAAAAAGGCTGCAACAAATATACGCTCTAACAAAGAACAAACAG TGGTTCTTGATACTCCATTGGATTATAGTCTGGATGACTGCATTGAGTATATCCAAGAAGATGAACTGGTGGAGGTAACTCCCTCAAGTATTAGAATGTgcaaaaatccaaaatttgcAGCTGCAAAGAAGAGTCGGTAA
- the LOC18598983 gene encoding pentatricopeptide repeat-containing protein At2g33680, with protein MEALFGATAFLPPSKPQHPLLSVKTKPPDKAMYPTLNTVQSCSVSSISNNKELLLSEDWPHLLKLSIGSGNFLLGQAIHAFLVKSNCLYDVFQGNNLINFYAKFKELDGAQKMFDEMPIRNTITWTTLMKGYVDNEDSQSVFRIARKMYFYGEKFNEHTCSVILQACAMVEDLLRGEQIHGLVIKSGTDENVCVGTSLISMYSMNGFLSEAGKVFDNIGLKDVQCLNYMIFEYGKAGCMDKAFWVFVDMLSSGLEPTDYTFTNIISTCSENVGIEEGRQLHGLAVKYGVVNVTSLGNAVITMYGKLGMIEDAERMFGFLSERNLISWTALISGYVRSGFGEKAIDMFLELLDQGICCDSQCLVIVLDGCSECKNLDLGVQLHGFAIKVGYLCDVNVVTALVDMYAKCENLNSAKTVFDGFSSKNVALFNAILAGFLKTDGDDDDEYAMVLFRQLRLGGMKPDLVTFSRLLSLSANQAFLVNGKSLHAYTIKMGFEAHLAVSNALITMYAKCGSVGDACQMFNGMNGHDLVSWNAMVSAYSIHGQGKKALMLFEEMKREGFTPDEITILALLQACSYTGLWDAGLCLFNEMESKYGIRPAIEHFACMVHLLGRAGRLPEAMHFINSSPFPNSPLLWRTLVNVSKLQGNLDFGMLASEKLLDLSPEEAGSYILVSNMYAGLGMLDEAAKVRTAMKDFKLRKEAGCSWIEINNKFHCFMATGKDHPESREIYAKLDLLMDEMKWNNCNTTDAHLIEETLLM; from the coding sequence ATGGAAGCTCTATTTGGCGCCACTGCGTTTCTTCCTCCTTCTAAACCCCAACATCCCCTGCTTTCAGTAAAAACTAAGCCACCTGATAAGGCAATGTACCCAACCCTAAATACAGTCCAATCTTGCTCCGTTTCGAgcatttcaaataataaagagCTGCTTCTTTCTGAAGATTGGCCCCATCTTCTGAAACTCTCGATTGGGTCTGGAAATTTCTTGTTGGGTCAAGCGATTCACGCGTTTTTAGTAAAATCTAACTGTCTATACGACGTGTTTCAAGGAAATAATCTTATCAACttctatgcaaaattcaagGAATTGGACGGTGCCCAGAAGATGTTCGATGAAATGCCCATTAGGAACACAATCACTTGGACTACTTTAATGAAAGGGTATGTAGACAATGAAGATTCCCAGTCCGTGTTTCGAATCGCTCGCAAAATGTATTTCTATGGCGAGAAGTTCAATGAGCATACTTGTTCGGTAATTTTACAAGCGTGTGCCATGGTAGAGGACTTGCTTCGAGGAGAACAAATACATGGTCTAGTTATTAAAAGTGGGACTGATGAGAATGTTTGTGTGGGTACTTCTTTGATTTCTATGTATTCAATGAATGGTTTCTTAAGTGAAGCGGGAAAAGTGTTTGATAACATTGGCTTAAAGGATGTGCAGTGTTTGAATTACATGATTTTTGAGTATGGAAAGGCAGGGTGCATGGATAaagctttttgggtttttgttgATATGTTAAGTTCTGGTCTGGAGCCAACTGATTATACCTTTACTAATATAATAAGCACATGTAGTGAAAATGTAGGTATTGAGGAAGGGAGACAGTTACATGGGCTTGCTGTCAAGTATGGTGTCGTGAATGTGACCTCTCTTGGGAATGCAGTGATTACTATGTATGGGAAGCTTGGAATGATTGAAGATGCTGAGAGAATGTTTGGTTTTCTGAGTGAAAGGAATTTAATTTCTTGGACAGCACTTATATCGGGGTATGTAAGAAGTGGTTTTGGTGAAAAGGCTATTGATATGTTCTTGGAATTACTTGACCAAGGAATTTGTTGTGATTCACAATGTCTGGTAATTGTGCTTGATGGCTGCTCGGAGTGCAAAAACTTGGATTTGGGAGTTCAACTCCATGGATTTGCGATTAAGGTTGGTTATCTTTGTGATGTCAATGTTGTGACTGCATTAGTAGATATGTACGCCAAATGTGAGAACTTAAACTCTGCAAAAACAGTTTTTGATGGTTTCTCTAGTAAAAATGTTGCTTTGTTTAATGCAATTCTGGCTGGGTTCCTGAAAACAGAtggagatgatgatgatgaatatgCCATGGTTTTGTTTCGTCAGCTGAGATTAGGTGGTATGAAGCCAGATTTGGTCACTTTTTCGCGGCTTCTTAGTTTATCTGCCAATCAAGCTTTTTTAGTTAATGGAAAAAGTCTTCATGCTTACACCATCAAAATGGGATTTGAAGCTCATTTAGCAGTGAGTAATGCTTTGATTACCATGTATGCCAAATGTGGCAGTGTTGGAGATGCTTGTCAAATGTTTAATGGAATGAATGGCCATGATTTAGTCTCTTGGAATGCCATGGTTTCTGCATATTCCATTCATGGTCAAGGTAAAAAGGCACTTATGCTCTTTGAAGAGATGAAAAGAGAAGGTTTTACACCTGATGAGATTACGATATTGGCTCTGCTTCAAGCTTGTAGTTACACTGGGTTATGGGATGCTGGGTTATGCTTATTTAATGAAATGGAATCAAAATATGGGATCAGGCCTGCAATTGAGCATTTTGCTTGTATGGTTCATCTTTTAGGGAGGGCAGGGAGGTTGCCTGAAGCCATGCATTTCATTAACAGTAGCCCTTTTCCAAATTCTCCTCTACTATGGAGGACCTTGGTCAATGTCAGTAAGTTGCAAGGGAATTTAGATTTTGGCATGTTAGCCTCAGAAAAATTGCTTGACTTGTCACCTGAAGAAGCTGGCTCTTACATACTTGTTTCAAACATGTATGCTGGATTGGGAATGTTAGATGAGGCAGCAAAAGTCAGAACAGCTATGAAAGACTTTAAGTTAAGGAAAGAAGCAGGTTGTAGCTGGATAgaaattaataacaaattcCATTGTTTCATGGCAACTGGCAAAGACCATCCAGAAAGTAGAGAAATTTATGCAAAGTTGGATCTGTTAATGGATGAAATGAAGTGGAATAATTGCAATACCACTGATGCTCATTTGATTGAAGAAACTCTATTGATGTGA